A window of Eubacteriaceae bacterium ES3 contains these coding sequences:
- the pheA gene encoding prephenate dehydratase, whose protein sequence is MDYLKSLNQAFSDYPYTLEENPKVAYAGTAGSYGEEASLSFFNDNCELKPFQSFDEVFDCIHNNQCDYGVLPIENSSTGSIASVYDLLSKYHYYIIGEEEVRVKHCLLAPPGATIENIKEVYSHPQGFSQSQLFLKDYPDWICIPYHNTAIAAAYVAEQNDLTKAAIASKKTSTLYDLDILADDISFSQTNVTRFVVISKELKLRNNPSRVSMVFNLPHRPGALYEIIGIFSVFSLNLCKIESRPLLKENWEYLFFMDFTGDISQNTLMSILPIIEEKTETFQFLGYYPQYDKQ, encoded by the coding sequence ATGGATTATCTCAAATCACTTAATCAGGCTTTTTCTGACTATCCTTACACACTGGAAGAAAATCCAAAAGTTGCCTATGCTGGTACTGCCGGTTCATACGGCGAGGAAGCTTCACTTTCTTTTTTTAATGATAATTGTGAACTCAAGCCTTTTCAGAGCTTTGATGAGGTTTTCGATTGTATTCATAACAATCAATGTGATTACGGGGTTTTACCAATTGAGAATTCTTCTACCGGTTCAATAGCCAGTGTTTACGATCTACTGTCAAAGTATCATTATTATATTATCGGCGAAGAAGAAGTCCGGGTAAAACACTGTCTGCTGGCACCTCCCGGAGCCACTATCGAAAATATTAAAGAGGTCTATTCCCACCCCCAGGGTTTTTCCCAGTCCCAGCTTTTTTTAAAAGACTATCCGGACTGGATCTGCATCCCTTATCACAATACAGCCATCGCTGCTGCTTATGTCGCTGAACAGAACGATCTGACAAAAGCAGCTATCGCCAGTAAGAAAACCAGCACTCTTTATGACTTGGATATTTTAGCTGATGATATCAGTTTTTCTCAGACTAATGTGACAAGATTTGTGGTGATTTCCAAAGAACTTAAACTAAGAAATAATCCTTCCCGGGTCAGTATGGTGTTTAACCTCCCCCACCGACCTGGCGCTCTTTATGAAATTATTGGGATTTTTTCGGTATTTTCTCTTAATCTCTGCAAGATTGAATCCCGGCCGCTTTTAAAAGAGAACTGGGAATACCTGTTTTTTATGGATTTTACCGGTGATATTTCTCAGAATACCCTGATGAGTATTTTACCTATTATTGAAGAGAAAACGGAAACCTTTCAGTTTCTGGGGTATTATCCGCAGTACGATAAACAATAA